The Chthoniobacterales bacterium genome includes a window with the following:
- a CDS encoding N-acetylmuramoyl-L-alanine amidase → MLRHLSLVLAFLLLGGSFSQSQISDDTRKKREMFLKAREQMHTLPPEPTATPKPRSSPRPKPTPVETPEETPTPRRTPRETPRETPEETPRPTPRPTAEETPERTPRATPSPTPAPTPFPKPTAKPFFQSTATPQAPITIRRSGNEEVEVVPPPRSWWGGPKYRYIVGNVKRGIDGAPVKRGRWKYIVVHNSGTRQGNAKIFDYYHRHTRKMPNGMAYHFVIGNGTSTGDGQIELGSRWVKQINGGHVHSDYLNYISLGICLVGDFNRDKPTQKQLEALDELIRYLRSRCGKVEGKYSIVRAHKEINPVPTDCPGDRFPVAWLHRRFD, encoded by the coding sequence GTGCTCCGCCATTTGTCCCTCGTTCTCGCGTTTCTCCTGCTGGGCGGATCGTTTTCGCAGAGTCAGATCTCGGACGACACGCGGAAAAAGCGCGAGATGTTTCTAAAGGCCCGCGAGCAAATGCACACGCTGCCGCCCGAGCCGACTGCGACTCCGAAACCCCGATCCTCCCCTCGCCCCAAACCCACTCCGGTGGAAACACCGGAGGAGACACCCACGCCGCGCCGCACTCCCCGCGAGACGCCGCGTGAAACTCCCGAGGAAACGCCGCGTCCGACTCCCCGTCCGACCGCTGAGGAGACGCCCGAGCGCACGCCGCGCGCCACGCCTTCTCCGACGCCCGCGCCCACGCCATTTCCCAAGCCCACCGCGAAGCCATTTTTCCAAAGCACTGCCACTCCGCAGGCTCCGATCACCATCCGGCGCTCGGGCAACGAAGAAGTGGAAGTCGTTCCGCCCCCGCGCAGTTGGTGGGGTGGGCCGAAGTATCGCTACATCGTCGGCAATGTGAAACGCGGCATCGACGGTGCCCCAGTCAAACGCGGCCGCTGGAAATATATCGTCGTCCATAACAGTGGAACTCGGCAGGGCAACGCGAAGATTTTCGATTACTACCATCGGCACACGCGCAAAATGCCGAACGGCATGGCCTACCATTTCGTCATCGGTAACGGCACCTCGACCGGTGATGGTCAGATCGAACTCGGCAGCCGCTGGGTGAAGCAGATCAACGGCGGCCACGTGCACAGCGATTACCTGAATTATATCTCACTCGGCATCTGCCTGGTTGGCGATTTCAACCGCGACAAACCGACTCAGAAACAACTCGAGGCGCTGGACGAACTCATTCGTTATCTGCGCAGCCGTTGCGGCAAGGTCGAGGGAAAATATTCCATCGTTCGCGCTCACAAGGAGATCAATCCCGTGCCCACCGATTGCCCTGGCGATCGTTTCCCGGTGGCCTGGCTGCACCGGCGGTTTGATTAA
- a CDS encoding acetylornithine/succinylornithine family transaminase, with amino-acid sequence MVEPTTSSSVTELYEQFVLPTYGRFPIVIERGTGCHVWDENGTEYLDFGAGIAVCSIGHSHPRLVQAIADQAAKLIHTSNLYYTAPQGKLAQRLAECIGTPGKIFFCNSGGEANEGLYKLGRKYGSVTGGTRHEIITFEGSFHGRTMGGISATAQQKVKVGFDPLLPGFRHVPFNDVPALLAAINDKTIGILVEPIQGEGGINSANAEFLRTLRSLCDEHDLLLMFDEVQCGLGRTGDWCGWKTLTGDDLVPDAISWAKGIAGGFPMGAFWVRSKPVELADGTTSRLSDLFGPGTHGTTFGGTPLACAAAHAVLDVIEEENLLENATRRGAYALQKIRGLQSPHIREVRGAGLMIGIELDSALPQKLQQPTKTSSQILVQLLHEQHQLAIPAGANVVRWLPPLNVTEADIDQAVGQLAAALAELDSNLASV; translated from the coding sequence ATGGTCGAACCCACGACATCCAGCTCTGTCACAGAGCTTTACGAGCAATTTGTGCTGCCGACGTATGGGCGTTTTCCCATCGTTATCGAGCGCGGCACGGGCTGCCATGTCTGGGATGAAAATGGCACGGAGTATCTCGATTTCGGAGCCGGCATCGCGGTCTGTTCCATCGGTCATTCGCACCCGCGACTGGTCCAGGCCATTGCGGATCAGGCGGCCAAACTGATTCACACCTCGAACCTGTATTACACCGCGCCGCAAGGGAAACTGGCCCAGCGTCTCGCTGAATGCATTGGAACTCCGGGCAAAATTTTCTTCTGCAACAGCGGCGGCGAAGCCAATGAGGGACTCTACAAACTCGGGCGCAAATACGGCTCCGTCACCGGTGGCACGCGCCATGAAATCATCACTTTCGAGGGCTCCTTCCACGGACGCACCATGGGCGGCATTTCCGCCACGGCGCAACAAAAAGTGAAGGTCGGGTTCGACCCGTTGCTGCCCGGTTTTCGTCACGTTCCCTTCAACGACGTTCCGGCTTTGCTCGCAGCGATCAACGACAAAACCATCGGCATTTTGGTCGAACCCATACAAGGCGAAGGCGGCATTAACTCGGCAAACGCGGAGTTTCTCCGAACCCTGCGCAGCCTCTGCGACGAGCACGATCTGCTCCTCATGTTCGACGAAGTCCAATGCGGTCTCGGACGCACCGGCGACTGGTGCGGCTGGAAAACTCTTACTGGCGACGACCTTGTGCCCGACGCGATCAGTTGGGCCAAAGGCATCGCCGGCGGTTTTCCAATGGGCGCGTTTTGGGTGCGGAGTAAACCAGTCGAACTCGCCGACGGCACAACTTCTCGTTTGTCCGATCTTTTTGGCCCCGGCACGCACGGCACGACTTTTGGCGGCACGCCGCTGGCCTGCGCGGCAGCCCACGCTGTTCTGGATGTGATCGAGGAGGAAAACCTCTTGGAAAACGCCACGAGGCGCGGTGCCTACGCGTTGCAAAAAATTCGCGGTTTACAGTCGCCGCACATCCGCGAAGTGCGCGGGGCCGGTCTGATGATTGGCATCGAACTCGACTCAGCGCTTCCGCAAAAACTGCAACAGCCGACCAAAACCTCCTCGCAAATTCTCGTCCAATTGCTCCACGAACAGCATCAACTCGCCATTCCGGCGGGAGCCAACGTGGTGCGCTGGCTGCCTCCGCTCAACGTCACCGAGGCGGACATTGATCAAGCCGTCGGACAACTCGCCGCCGCGCTGGCCGAGTTGGATTCCAATCTCGCCAGCGTATGA
- a CDS encoding SAM-dependent methyltransferase, which translates to MAAALYDPEFGYYATQIRDVGRTGDFTTSAQGNSPLGQAIARWAKDQKKRFRFDFHWHLVEVGGGTGEMAATILQSLGIFGRLGLTYHLVEISQPLRQRQKEKLRGRNVRWHDSIADALQAAEGMALIFSNELVDAYPCRRLRRVGSEWHEIGLKLECGQIQESCRPLLECVAALPENQIIEVHAAYREELLKTAPLLTRGAWLTIDYGDIFPALYHRQPQGTVRGYFHHQRVEGAEIYTRIGQQDLTADVNFTDLQNWGAEAGLANDLLETQREFITRHLGHLTPETTGEARVLDPIGAGSAFKVLQQSRSTA; encoded by the coding sequence ATGGCTGCTGCGCTCTACGATCCGGAGTTTGGTTACTATGCCACCCAGATCCGGGACGTGGGCCGCACGGGAGATTTCACCACATCCGCGCAGGGAAATTCACCGCTTGGGCAAGCCATCGCTCGCTGGGCGAAAGACCAGAAAAAGCGCTTCCGATTCGACTTCCACTGGCATCTCGTCGAGGTCGGCGGCGGCACGGGAGAGATGGCTGCGACCATCCTGCAAAGCTTGGGGATTTTCGGGCGGCTGGGATTGACGTATCACCTCGTGGAAATTTCCCAACCGTTGCGTCAGCGCCAGAAGGAAAAACTTCGCGGCCGCAATGTGCGCTGGCACGATTCCATCGCAGACGCGCTTCAGGCTGCTGAAGGAATGGCCCTGATTTTTTCCAATGAACTCGTCGATGCGTATCCCTGCCGGAGATTGCGCCGGGTGGGATCGGAATGGCACGAGATTGGACTCAAACTCGAATGTGGTCAGATTCAGGAATCTTGCAGGCCGCTGCTGGAGTGCGTTGCTGCGCTCCCGGAAAATCAGATCATCGAAGTGCACGCAGCTTATCGCGAGGAACTCCTGAAAACAGCTCCGCTGCTCACCCGTGGCGCTTGGCTGACGATTGATTATGGCGACATTTTTCCCGCGCTTTACCACCGTCAGCCGCAGGGAACGGTCCGGGGATATTTTCATCATCAGCGCGTCGAAGGAGCCGAAATCTATACGCGCATCGGCCAGCAGGATCTCACTGCCGATGTTAATTTCACCGACTTGCAAAATTGGGGGGCCGAAGCCGGGCTCGCCAACGATCTCCTCGAAACCCAACGCGAATTTATCACCCGCCACCTCGGCCATCTCACACCCGAGACGACCGGCGAGGCCCGCGTGCTCGATCCCATTGGAGCAGGCAGCGCCTTCAAAGTTTTGCAACAAAGCCGCAGCACTGCCTGA
- a CDS encoding tetratricopeptide repeat protein, which yields MKFRALLTSLLLVSQLAFAQDKQTSEQLYQEAYENFVKRDYTAASASLDKINPVDQKKADILNLRGAIYKRLGELDNAANAYSDALKINPKDWVPKYNLAEVNFLREQYKPARTFLEQALASMPEADRLQKQDLILYKVYLTYLLQGDDEKAKLLLDSFDINSPNPVYYFAQAAWSYKKKDLAKAKTWVNSTDGLYSQDLRNSYSQALVDVGWLEPSEGVAATSLTANPAPSVTPMEVAMTSPTPAAAVVPLATNNATPIAVVEPSATPQPSATSAATPVASIPEPAVASETKKSDSGFIAKIIAVLALLGVTSILLINLAKKSRIVPPPEDNIGYDAIAASGSPDATNAIAFSPEGTGVVIEQDENGGVPPAAIRVSPIHREYPEAAADAPTRKGRKTSTGKTSSGGKPSPKSVLNAETKEPVSLKKTPAKAAVKTTSAAAAPAARSTKAAKPEVKPAPAAKAPTKPAKATTKSTGGKRVRLVPVSTIDVPPPEVPPAKLMVSNIEVLRADPTKESAPAEAKPASKPASKTKAKPAKATAKVAAKPAPKAPAPRPASLITIPEFEDAGLEPAPTTVIRLVPESAPKEDDSKNV from the coding sequence ATGAAATTCCGCGCCTTGCTCACCAGCCTTTTACTTGTTTCGCAGCTTGCGTTCGCTCAGGACAAGCAGACCAGCGAGCAGTTATATCAGGAGGCTTACGAAAATTTCGTCAAACGCGATTATACCGCCGCCTCAGCCTCGCTGGATAAAATCAATCCGGTCGATCAGAAAAAAGCCGACATTCTCAACCTGCGCGGCGCGATCTACAAGCGGCTCGGCGAGTTGGACAACGCCGCCAATGCCTACAGCGACGCGCTCAAGATCAACCCGAAAGACTGGGTGCCGAAGTATAACCTGGCCGAGGTGAATTTTCTGCGTGAGCAATACAAGCCGGCCCGCACTTTTCTCGAGCAAGCCCTGGCCTCCATGCCCGAGGCAGACCGTCTGCAAAAGCAGGATCTGATTCTCTACAAAGTGTATCTGACCTATCTGCTGCAAGGCGACGATGAGAAGGCCAAACTGCTCCTCGATAGTTTCGACATCAACTCGCCAAACCCGGTTTATTATTTCGCCCAAGCCGCTTGGAGCTATAAGAAAAAGGACCTCGCCAAAGCGAAGACTTGGGTGAACTCCACCGACGGTCTCTATTCGCAGGACCTCCGCAACAGCTATAGCCAGGCTCTCGTTGATGTCGGCTGGCTCGAGCCTTCAGAAGGAGTCGCCGCCACATCGCTCACGGCCAATCCCGCACCAAGCGTCACTCCAATGGAAGTCGCCATGACTTCGCCGACCCCGGCTGCAGCAGTGGTTCCGCTGGCGACCAACAATGCGACTCCCATCGCGGTGGTCGAGCCGAGTGCCACTCCACAACCTTCTGCCACGTCGGCAGCGACTCCGGTGGCCTCCATTCCGGAGCCTGCCGTTGCGAGCGAAACCAAGAAATCCGACAGTGGTTTCATAGCCAAGATCATCGCCGTCCTCGCCCTGCTGGGCGTGACCTCGATTCTTCTCATCAATCTCGCCAAAAAGAGCCGCATCGTTCCTCCGCCTGAGGACAACATCGGCTACGACGCCATTGCCGCCAGCGGCAGTCCCGACGCCACAAATGCCATCGCCTTCAGCCCCGAGGGCACGGGAGTCGTCATTGAGCAGGATGAAAATGGGGGAGTCCCTCCGGCGGCCATTCGAGTTTCACCGATTCATCGCGAATACCCCGAGGCAGCCGCCGACGCTCCGACGCGCAAGGGCCGCAAAACCTCCACTGGGAAAACTTCGTCGGGCGGGAAACCTTCTCCGAAATCGGTTCTCAACGCCGAAACCAAGGAGCCGGTCTCGCTCAAGAAGACGCCTGCCAAGGCTGCTGTGAAAACCACTTCCGCTGCAGCCGCACCTGCTGCCCGATCCACCAAAGCCGCCAAGCCAGAGGTAAAGCCAGCACCTGCCGCCAAAGCTCCGACCAAGCCCGCCAAGGCAACCACGAAATCCACGGGCGGCAAGCGCGTTCGCCTCGTTCCAGTTTCAACCATTGACGTTCCGCCGCCGGAAGTGCCGCCAGCCAAGCTGATGGTTTCCAACATTGAAGTGTTGCGCGCCGATCCCACCAAGGAATCCGCACCAGCCGAGGCCAAGCCTGCTTCCAAACCCGCTTCCAAGACAAAAGCCAAACCTGCCAAGGCTACCGCCAAAGTCGCAGCCAAGCCCGCTCCGAAAGCCCCGGCTCCGCGTCCAGCCTCGCTGATCACGATCCCAGAGTTTGAAGATGCTGGTTTGGAACCCGCTCCGACCACTGTCATTCGACTGGTACCCGAATCTGCCCCGAAAGAGGACGATTCGAAGAACGTCTAG
- a CDS encoding TIGR01777 family oxidoreductase, which yields MKVGITGVTGLIGSALAALCQQRGHQITGFSRKAHSKLPGCNDVRLFSLEKPVDVSGLNAIIHLAGEPVIGLWTSQKRRLIVASRRESTRHLVQSMASQGPKILLCASGTGFYGNRGAEKLDETAGPGSGFLAEVSEVWEAEAKSAEEHGIRSCQLRTGMVLAKSGGAFPLLRRIFSLGLGGKMGHGQQYLPWIHLADIAALYLHALENETLAGPINAVAPEECTNLAFTHALGSALHRPTVFAVPEFLIRAALGDLSSIVLESQRALPKKAIESGFSFSYPTLKSAFDDLV from the coding sequence ATGAAAGTCGGGATCACCGGCGTGACGGGTCTCATCGGGAGCGCGCTCGCCGCACTCTGCCAGCAACGCGGACACCAAATCACGGGCTTCTCGAGAAAAGCGCATTCCAAGCTGCCAGGCTGCAACGATGTGCGTCTGTTTTCACTGGAAAAGCCGGTAGATGTCAGCGGACTCAATGCGATCATTCATCTCGCCGGCGAACCGGTCATCGGCCTGTGGACTTCGCAAAAACGCCGCCTCATCGTGGCCAGCCGCCGTGAGAGCACGCGGCACTTGGTGCAAAGCATGGCGAGCCAGGGGCCAAAGATTTTGCTCTGCGCGTCCGGCACCGGGTTCTACGGAAATCGCGGCGCGGAAAAACTCGATGAAACCGCTGGTCCCGGCTCCGGGTTTCTCGCCGAGGTGTCTGAAGTCTGGGAGGCAGAAGCCAAGTCGGCTGAGGAACACGGCATCCGCAGTTGCCAGCTACGGACCGGCATGGTGCTGGCGAAAAGCGGTGGCGCGTTCCCGCTTTTGCGCCGGATATTTTCCCTTGGTCTCGGAGGTAAAATGGGCCACGGCCAGCAATACCTGCCGTGGATTCATCTCGCCGACATCGCCGCGCTTTACCTGCACGCGTTGGAAAACGAAACACTCGCCGGTCCCATTAACGCCGTGGCTCCAGAGGAATGCACCAACCTCGCCTTCACCCACGCGCTCGGCTCGGCGCTGCATCGCCCGACTGTGTTTGCCGTTCCCGAATTTCTGATTCGCGCGGCTCTCGGCGATCTCTCCAGCATTGTTCTGGAAAGTCAGCGGGCGCTGCCAAAAAAAGCAATCGAAAGCGGCTTTTCCTTCAGCTACCCGACGCTGAAATCTGCCTTCGACGATTTGGTCTAA
- a CDS encoding PHP domain-containing protein, giving the protein MKKILIFTAGYGEGHNTAARNIRDALEFIAADEVQVEVLDLFETCYGKLNEFVKKAYLTAINKAPKVWGKIYELIDNTRMVQSNMVALGRMKKALAELLQSTEPDVILCTYPIYNYLIDDIYSDGRPRHFSQVTVITDSLTINSVWYRCHSDYLLVANDDSARVLRQAGIEDEKIRVFGFPVTHQFASLTSQRGPMENVLKVLFMINSGKKEAPEVARKLAARKDVQLTVTVGRDLTLRKEIEDAVSGAANPVELHGWTTKIPELLLSHHVLISKAGGATVQESIASCTPMIITQVVPGQEEGNARLIVENHCGTLATNADAIVSAIDIALEDRGALYQQWQTNITRLSRPEASLDIARFVLELGVPDNTPPRKIASFDRHVPPASSSRNLLMCDLHTHSHFSDGKLSIRDLVDLYGQHAFDALCITDHICDHQRLLGKLTNLTGMVLTPDQVSEYFETIEREKKRAWEKYRMILMAGLEFNKDGLTKKTSAHLLAIDLQQPIDPSLSIIDTIAEIHRQGALAVASHPHEFKSAWGKDTLYFWENIDTYAPLLDAWEVANRDDIFNPVGLKRLPFIANSDFHKPKHLFSWKTALFCEKSPEAIKECIRINRDVFITLYRDAKIGFSHSQLEEIETTPLIPLQMAG; this is encoded by the coding sequence ATGAAGAAAATCCTCATTTTCACCGCAGGTTATGGCGAAGGCCACAACACCGCCGCCCGCAACATCCGCGACGCGCTCGAGTTTATCGCCGCCGACGAAGTCCAGGTCGAAGTCCTCGATCTCTTTGAAACCTGTTACGGCAAACTCAACGAGTTCGTCAAAAAAGCCTACCTCACCGCCATCAACAAAGCCCCCAAAGTCTGGGGCAAAATCTACGAGCTGATCGACAACACCCGCATGGTCCAGAGCAACATGGTGGCTCTCGGTCGCATGAAAAAAGCGTTGGCCGAACTCCTCCAGAGCACCGAACCGGACGTCATCCTCTGCACCTATCCGATCTATAATTATCTCATCGACGATATCTATAGCGACGGACGCCCTCGGCATTTCTCCCAAGTCACCGTCATCACCGACTCCCTCACGATCAACTCCGTCTGGTATCGTTGCCACAGCGATTACCTCCTCGTCGCCAACGACGACAGCGCCCGTGTCCTCCGGCAGGCCGGCATCGAGGACGAAAAAATCCGCGTCTTCGGCTTCCCCGTCACCCATCAATTTGCCTCGCTCACCAGCCAGCGCGGCCCCATGGAGAACGTCCTGAAAGTCCTCTTCATGATCAACTCCGGCAAAAAGGAAGCTCCCGAAGTCGCCCGCAAACTCGCCGCCCGCAAAGACGTGCAACTCACCGTCACCGTCGGACGCGACCTCACCCTGCGGAAGGAAATCGAAGACGCCGTCTCCGGTGCCGCCAACCCCGTGGAACTCCACGGCTGGACCACGAAAATCCCCGAACTCCTCCTCTCCCACCACGTCCTCATCAGCAAAGCCGGGGGAGCCACCGTGCAGGAATCCATCGCCAGTTGCACCCCCATGATCATTACCCAGGTCGTCCCTGGGCAGGAGGAAGGCAACGCCCGGCTCATCGTCGAAAACCACTGCGGCACCCTCGCCACCAACGCCGACGCCATCGTCAGCGCCATCGATATTGCCCTCGAGGATCGCGGCGCGCTTTACCAGCAATGGCAGACCAACATCACCCGTCTCAGCCGTCCCGAAGCCTCCCTCGACATCGCCCGCTTTGTCCTCGAACTCGGTGTCCCCGACAACACGCCCCCGCGCAAGATCGCGAGCTTCGACCGCCACGTTCCACCCGCCTCCAGCTCGCGCAACCTCCTGATGTGCGACCTGCACACCCACAGCCATTTCTCCGACGGCAAACTCAGCATCCGCGACCTTGTCGATCTCTACGGACAGCACGCCTTCGACGCCCTCTGCATCACCGACCACATCTGCGACCACCAGCGTTTATTGGGCAAACTCACCAACCTCACTGGCATGGTCCTCACCCCCGATCAAGTCTCCGAATACTTTGAAACCATCGAGCGCGAAAAGAAGCGCGCCTGGGAAAAATACCGCATGATCCTCATGGCCGGGCTCGAGTTTAATAAAGATGGGCTCACCAAAAAAACCTCCGCCCACCTCCTCGCCATCGACCTCCAGCAACCCATCGACCCCAGCCTCAGCATCATCGACACCATCGCCGAGATCCACCGGCAGGGTGCGCTCGCCGTCGCCTCCCACCCGCACGAATTCAAATCCGCCTGGGGCAAGGACACCCTTTACTTCTGGGAAAACATCGACACCTACGCCCCGCTCCTCGACGCCTGGGAAGTGGCCAACCGCGACGACATCTTCAACCCCGTCGGCCTGAAGCGCCTGCCCTTTATCGCCAACAGCGACTTCCACAAACCGAAACATCTTTTCTCCTGGAAGACCGCCCTCTTCTGCGAAAAAAGCCCCGAAGCCATCAAAGAATGCATCCGCATCAACCGCGACGTTTTCATCACCCTCTACCGCGACGCCAAGATCGGCTTCAGCCACAGCCAGTTGGAAGAGATCGAGACGACGCCTCTGATCCCGCTGCAAATGGCCGGGTAA
- a CDS encoding glycosyltransferase family 4 protein has translation MKSEPRMRIAIVSSLDWRTPPRHSGIRELIAASLADGLVARGLDVTLFATADSTSTAKLRAICPRPLREDSALDPGVWNLLHTAEVFARAHEFDVIHCHTDVSALAYTEMVDTPVVLTLHETPTSRQLPIFHRFARNSSYIAISEASKLPGLPYTTTILPGVPLEEYRLNNSPGDYLLFVGTIAPNRGLERIIEAADKMNVPLVVGGPIEDAPYFEKVIHPLASDHRLIYLGPISRERRNEIFGRALALVHLSEKPQPFRLSMVEAMACGTPVIALRSGSNLEIVQHRKTGYLVTGYESLIEAIGQVRTIDRRQVRQRVIDHFSQNGMVTQYLRIYETAIKRAREKVLQEESALRGQKMVY, from the coding sequence ATGAAATCAGAACCCCGAATGCGCATCGCCATTGTCTCGTCACTCGACTGGCGCACCCCACCCCGGCATTCCGGCATTCGCGAATTGATCGCCGCCAGTCTGGCCGACGGCCTCGTGGCTCGCGGGCTGGACGTGACGCTTTTCGCCACGGCAGATTCCACGAGCACGGCGAAGCTGCGGGCGATCTGTCCGCGACCGCTGCGCGAGGACAGCGCGCTCGATCCCGGAGTCTGGAATTTGCTGCACACGGCCGAGGTTTTTGCCCGGGCGCACGAGTTTGATGTGATCCATTGCCACACCGACGTTTCGGCGCTGGCTTACACGGAAATGGTGGACACGCCGGTCGTCCTCACGCTGCACGAAACGCCCACCTCGCGGCAGTTGCCGATCTTCCATCGCTTCGCGCGCAACTCGAGTTACATCGCTATCAGCGAGGCCAGCAAACTTCCCGGACTGCCTTACACGACCACCATTTTACCCGGAGTCCCATTGGAGGAATACCGGCTGAACAACAGCCCCGGCGATTACCTTTTATTCGTCGGCACCATCGCGCCGAATCGCGGCCTGGAGAGAATCATCGAGGCTGCCGACAAAATGAACGTCCCGCTAGTCGTCGGTGGTCCGATCGAGGACGCGCCTTATTTCGAGAAAGTGATCCATCCCCTCGCCTCCGATCATCGCCTGATTTATCTTGGCCCGATCAGCCGCGAACGGCGCAACGAGATTTTTGGCCGCGCCCTGGCACTGGTGCATCTCAGTGAAAAGCCGCAGCCGTTCCGGCTCTCGATGGTCGAGGCGATGGCTTGCGGAACGCCGGTCATCGCATTGCGCTCCGGCTCGAATCTGGAAATCGTCCAGCATCGGAAAACCGGGTATCTCGTCACTGGGTACGAAAGTCTCATTGAAGCCATCGGCCAAGTCCGCACGATCGACCGGCGTCAGGTGCGCCAGCGCGTGATCGACCATTTCAGCCAGAACGGAATGGTCACGCAATACCTGCGCATCTACGAAACCGCCATCAAGCGCGCCCGCGAAAAAGTCCTCCAGGAAGAGTCGGCACTGCGCGGGCAGAAGATGGTTTACTGA
- the argF gene encoding ornithine carbamoyltransferase produces the protein MKNLLSMRELEAAQIRELVALGAVMKAERGHHASHPLRHECWGMIFNKSSTRTRVSFEVGIRELGGDVLFLSANDIQLGRGEPIKDTARVLGRMLHGAVIRTFAQADVVDFANFSGLPTINALTDEEHPCQVLADLLTMQEKLGRIDGTKVCYVGDGDSNMARSWIWAAERIGFELVIAAPKKYQPSDAYLTQLKSGTVTCNEDVFAAAKNADVLYTDVFVSMGQEAESAVRLKELAGYQINSALVAEAKSGALVMHCLPAYRGKEITEDVLEAHAQTIFDEAENRLHAQKAVLMQVCRKAS, from the coding sequence ATGAAAAATCTCCTCTCCATGCGCGAGTTGGAGGCGGCGCAGATTCGCGAACTGGTCGCCCTCGGAGCCGTGATGAAGGCGGAGCGCGGGCACCACGCCTCGCATCCGCTGCGGCACGAATGCTGGGGCATGATCTTCAATAAATCTTCTACTCGGACGCGAGTTAGCTTCGAAGTGGGCATTCGCGAACTCGGCGGTGACGTGCTGTTTCTCTCCGCGAATGATATTCAACTCGGGCGTGGCGAGCCGATCAAGGACACCGCGCGTGTCCTCGGGCGTATGTTGCATGGGGCAGTCATCCGCACGTTCGCGCAGGCCGATGTGGTGGATTTTGCTAACTTCAGCGGACTGCCGACGATCAATGCGCTGACCGATGAAGAGCATCCCTGCCAGGTGCTCGCGGACCTGCTCACGATGCAGGAAAAACTCGGGCGCATCGACGGAACGAAAGTCTGTTACGTCGGCGACGGCGACTCCAACATGGCGCGTTCCTGGATCTGGGCGGCGGAGCGGATTGGCTTCGAACTGGTTATTGCCGCACCCAAAAAATACCAGCCATCTGATGCGTATCTCACTCAACTGAAGAGCGGCACCGTCACCTGTAACGAGGACGTTTTCGCCGCCGCGAAGAACGCCGATGTCCTCTACACCGATGTTTTTGTGAGCATGGGGCAGGAGGCGGAAAGCGCCGTCCGACTGAAGGAACTGGCGGGGTATCAGATCAATTCCGCGCTGGTCGCCGAGGCGAAAAGCGGCGCGCTGGTGATGCATTGTCTGCCGGCCTATCGCGGCAAGGAAATCACCGAGGACGTGCTCGAAGCTCACGCGCAGACGATTTTTGATGAGGCCGAAAACCGGCTGCACGCGCAAAAGGCCGTGCTCATGCAAGTCTGCCGCAAGGCGAGTTAG